GGTGTCCAGCGCGCTGAAGGGCGACTTTGCCAGGGTCAGGCAGACACGGGACGTGCGGAGCGAGCAGGTGAAGCTGCTGGCGGGCCTCGCGGAGCGGGAGCCGGGGCCGCTGCTGCTGGGCGGCGACCTGAACACGCCGCCGCGGGGCCTGGCCTACCGGCGACTCCGGCAAGCCTTCGGCCCGGATGCCTTCGACCTGGCGGGACGCGGCCCCGGCTGGACCTTTCCGGGCCTCTTCCTGCGGATCGACCACGTGATGACCAGGGAGCTGACACCCACGCGGGCACGGGTGCTGGCAGGCGCCGGAAGTGACCACCGTCCGCTGCTGGTGGAGTTCGCCCCGGAGCGAAGATGAGAACCCGGGCCACGTTCCCTGGTCCGCTTCGAGAGAAGAAGGAGAAAGACATTAAGTTTTTCACGGCCTTTTCTACGCCTCCTGGCCCGCCTGTCACCGGAGAATGCCCAACAGGTTTCTGAACCGCCAGCGGTCAGGGACACTTTGGGGATGGTCCTTGCTCCTGGCAGTCTTGCCGCGTTCAGGTTCCTGAGGCCGGAAGGCGGGGAGAAAGGCGGCCCTTCTTCCGCCCGTCCCCGGGGGACCGGAGGTGGTGTGAATGGAGAATCTGGAATTGTGGGTGGGCGTCGAGCCGACGGTCAGCCGCGTGGGGGATGAAACCCTTGACCAACTGGCCTTGAGTGGTTTCGACCGCCGACCGGAGGACCTGGATCGCCTGGCCGAGCTGGGCGCGGCAGCGATGCGCTTTCCGCTGCTGTGGGAACGCACCGCGCCGGAGGGGCTGGACCGGGCCGACTGGAGCTGGGCCGACGCCCGCCTGGCCCGCCTCACCCAGCATGGGGTGAAGCCTATCCTGGGGCTGGTGCATCACGGGGGCGGCCCACGGCATACCCATCTGCTTGACCCCAGCTTCGTGGACGGCCTCAAGGCGTATGCCCGAGCGGTCGCGGAGCGTTACCCGCACGTCAGCGCCTACACGCCGGTCAACGAGCCGCTCACCACCGCCCGCTTCTCGGCGCTGTACGGGCACTGGTATCCCCACGCGCGGGACGAGAAGAGCTTCTGGAAGGCGCTGATGCACCAGCTCCGCGCGACCGTGCTGGCGATGGAGGAAATCCGCCGGGTGAACCCGGAGGCGGCGCTGATCCAGACCGAGGACCTGGGGCACAGCTCCAGCACGCCCCGCCTGAAGGGACAGGCCGACTTCGAGAACGAGCGGCGCTGGCTGAGTCTGGACCTGCTGCTGGGCCGGGTGGACGAGGCGCATTCCATGTGGGATCACCTGCGCTGGGCCGGGGCCAGCGAGCAGGAGGTGCTGTGGTTTGCCGAGCATCCCTGCCCGCCGGATGTGCTGGGCCTGAACGTGTACGTGACCAGCGAGCGGTTCCTCGACGAGCGGCTGCATCATTACCCGCCCCACACCCACGGCAGCAACGGACGCGAACAGTACGCGGACGTGGAGGCGGTGCGGGTGCGGGGCGAGGGCATCGGCGGGGTGGGCGCGCGGTTGCGCGAAGCCCACGCCCGCTACGGGCGGCCGCTCGCCATCACCGAGGTGCACCTGGGCTGCACGCGCGAGGAGCAGCTCCGCTGGCTGCACGCGGCCTGGCAGGACGCGGAGCAGGTGCGGCAGGAAGGCGCCGACGTGCGGGCCGTGACCGCCTGGGCCGCGCTGGGCGCCTTCGAGTGGAACAGCCTGCTGACCCGCCGCAGCGGCCATTACGAGAGCGGCCTGTGGGACGTGCGGGCGCCCGAGCCGCGCCCCACCGCGCTGGCGCGGCTCGCCCGCGAACTGGGGACCGGCCAGCCCCCCAGCCACCCGGTTCTCACCGGGCCGGGCTGGTGGCGGCGCGAGGATCGCCTGATCTTTCCCGCCTTTGGGCCGGTGCGGGGCGCGGGCCGGGCCGGGCGCCCGCTGCTGATCACCGGCGCGACCGGCACGCTGGGCCGCGCCCTGGCCCGCGCCTGTGAGCAGCGGGGCCTGCCCTACCACCTCCTCTCCCGCCAGGACCTCGATATCGCCGATCCCCGCTCGGCGGCGGCGGCGCTGGGGACCTACCGCCCCTGGGCCGTCGTGAACGCGGCGGGCTACGTGCGCGTGGACGACGCCGAGCAGGACCCCCGCAACGACCGCGAGAACGCCACCGGGCCGCGTGTGCTGGCCCACGCCTGCGCCGATCAGGGCGTGCGGCTGCTGACCTTCTCGTCCGATCTGGTGTTCGACGGGCGCAAGGGCACGCCCTATGTCGAATCGGACCGCCCCAGCCCCCTGGGCGCCTACGGGCGCAGCAAACAGGCGGCCGAGGAGCACGTTCTGGAGGCGTTGCCGGAGGCCCTGGTCATCCGGACCAGCGCCTTTTTCGGGCCCTGGGACCCCCACAACTTCGCGGCGTGGGTGCGGCGGGAGCTGCGGGCCGGGCAACCGGTGCGGGCGGCCTGTGACCAGGTGGTGTCGCCCACCTCCGTCCCCGACCTCACGCACGCCGCGCTGGACCTGCTGATTGACGGGGAAGGCGGCCTGTGGCACCTGGCAAACGCCGGGGCCGTGAGCTGGGCGGAGTTCGCGCGCCTGGTGGCCGGGATGACGGGTCTGGACGCCGAGCTGGTGGAGGCGGTGCCCACCTCCGCGCTGGGCCTGAGCGCCGCGCGGCCCCCCTTCAGCGCCCTCACGAGTGAACGCGGCTGGCTCATGCCGGATCTGGAAGACGCCCTGCACCGCTGGCACGCCCACACCGAGGACGAGGAGCAGGAACGGCTGGCCGCCGACTGATCTCCCCCGTGTCGGGGAGACGCCACAACCCAGAAAGGGTTACATTTCTCCCATGACCCTCGACGCCCAGCCCGCTCCCCCGCTGTCCGGCGCAGCCGTGACCGACGCCACCCTGATCTTCAACAGCAACGCGGGCGGCAGCGGGCGCGCCAGCCCCGACCGGCTGGTGGAGGCGCTGTATCAGCAGGGCTACCGGCCGGTGTACCGCGCCACCGATGACGAGGCGGACCTCGCGGCGGCGCTGCAAGAGGCGCGGGGCACGGTCTTCGTGGCGGGCGGGGACGGCACGGTGCGGGCGGTGGCCCTGCGCCTCGCGGGGCGGCCAGGCCTGCGCCTGGGCATCCTCCCGATGGGGACCGCGAACAACGTCGGGCGGACGCTGGGGGTCGCGGGGGACCCGCTGGACGTGATCGCCAGCTACGCGGGGGCCGGGACCGTGCCCCTCGACCTGGGCCGCGTCTGGGCCCCCTGGGGCGAGGACCTCTTTCTGGAGGCTTGCGGCTGCGGCGCCTTCGCGGAGGTGCTGGCCGAGTACGACCCGGAAGGGGGCAAGAGTCCGCTGCGGGCGGTGGGCGCGTTGACCTCCACACTGGGCAAGTTCGACCCCCTCCCGCTGGCCCTCACCCTGGACGGGCAGCCGCAGCCGGAAGTGCCCTACGCGCTGGTGGAGGTGATGAACACCCGGGCGACCGGCCCCCGGCTGAAGCTTGCCACGACCGCCGACCCCACCGACGGCCAGCTCAACGTGATCCGGGTGGACGCGGGGGGCCGCGAGGGGCTGCTCGCCTACCTGGCGGCCCTGGCGCGGGACAGCTTCGAGGAACTGTCCAGCGTGGAGAATGTTCCCGTTCGCCGCATCGAGATTCCCTACGTGGGACAGGCCTTCCACGTGGACGGCGAGGTGCGGCCCGCGCAGCCCGGTGTCCGTGGCGTGGTCCGGGTGGAGGTCTGGCCGGGCGCCCTGTCCGTGCTGGTCCCGCGCCAGCAGGAGGGATGAAGGTGACCGCACTCCCCAACAACCTCGTGTTCCGGGACGGCGTCCAGGTGATGCGGATAGACCTGCACACCCACACCGAGGTCAGCCACGACTGCCAGACCCGCCTGCGCGACATTCCCGCCTGGCTGCTCCGCACCAATACGCGCGTCATCGCCGTCACCGACCACGACCAGCAGCGCGGCGGCCCCGAACTCGCGCGCCTCGTGGCCGACCTGGGACTGGACGACCGCCTCAGCATCATCCCCGGCGAGGAGGTCACCACCTCGGAGGGCGAACTGATCGGCCTCTTTCTCAGGGAACGCATCCCGCCGGGGCTCACGCCCGAGGACACCGCCCGCGAGATCAAGGCGCAGGGCGGCCTGGTGATGCTCCAGCACGGCTTCGACCCCCTCAAGCGTTACCGCCTGCGGCCCGAGGCGACCCTGCGCATCGCGGACCAGATCGACATCGTCGAAACCTTCAACTCGCGGCTGTCGCGCCACCACTGGAACCGCGTGGCCGCCGAATGGGCGCGGGAACGGAACCTGCCCGTCTGCGCCGGGAGCGACGCCCACACCCTTCAGGACATTGGCGAGGCGTGGGTGGAAACCCCCTTCCGGCTAATTCGGACGCCCGAGCAGTTGATCGCCGCGCTGCGGGAAGGCGTGGTCGGCGGGCACTGGACCCATCCGGTGTACGCCTACGGCCTCAAGCAGTGGCGGAATCTGAACGGGTGGTTCCGGCGGGAGGGCTGACCGTTCACGGGGCGGGCACGCCGTAATGCGCCCACGCCGCCTTCAGGTCCGGGTGGGGAATCAGCAGCCGGGCTTCCGGGGTCGCCATCCAGGCCAGCATCCAGCGTGCAGCGGCCTGCAATCCTCCGTCCAGTGCCCGCGTCAGGTCCGCGTGATAGGGCGGCACGCCACCCTGATCCCATTCCAGCTTGTCGGCCAGAAAGACCACCTCATCCAGCGGGGTAGGGGCACTGTGCAACGTCGTGTGAAAGCGAACGGCCTGCAAGACGCCCGCATCCTTGACGCCGTACAGTTCGCGGGCCAGCACCTCGCTGAGTTTGGCGTGCAGCAGCATCGGCACCTGCCGTTCTTCCGGTTCCACGGACAGGCCGAGACTCAGGCAGAGGTCCGCCATCCCGCCCCACTCAAAGATGCCACCGAGATCGTGCAGCAGGGCGGCGGCCTCCGCCCGGTCGGGGTTCACACCGAAACGCCCGGCCAGCCTGCGGGCCTCACGCGCGACACGCGGGATATGCTCCCGGATACGTTCCCGCCCGTGGGCGGCCAGCAGCGTGTCCACGTCATACACGAGGTTCCCGGTCGGCGGAAAGCGGGAGAGCAGGTCAGGCAACACTTGCGTAGCGTAGCGGCACTTCCGCCGGAAGTCTCAAGAAACATCGTGCAAAGGCTCAATATCTCCCCCGCAGCCTTCTGCTACACTTTCTGGTGCTGGAGAAATCCAGTGCTGGACTCACTGGGGGTGACCCGGTTTCGACAGGGGAACTGAAGGTGATGCTGCGTGTCGAGGTGCCGTTGGCCTCGTAAACAAACGGCAAAGCCATTAACTGGCGAACAGAACTACGCTCTCGCTGCTTAAGTGAGACAGTGACCGCCTAGCCCGGCCTTTGGCGCGGCGCGAACTGAACCAAAAGAAGGCTAGCCCCGGCGAGGTTCCATAGCCGCAGGCGAAAACAAATGGAGATAAGGTCAGGCGCAGCCCGCCCGCTGGCGATTCCTGACCCGACAATCAAACAGCGGGATACACACGTAGACGCACGCTGGAAGGACTCTTGGACGGCGGTTCGACTCCGCCCACCTCCACCAAGGCAGCCCCGCCCCGAAAGGCGGGGTTTTTTCTATACTGGGCTGCGGGCCGGGATGGCGGAATCGGTAGACGCATCCGACTTAAAATCGGCCGCCCTTTGGGCGTGCGGGTTCAAGTCCCGCTCTCGGCACTAGCAGAAAAGCCGCGTCTAGAACGCGGTTTTTTCATTGCCGTTCGCCGGTTTCCGGCTCCTCCACGTCGAATGCGAGGACAGAAGGCTCCGACGTGATGCGGAACCGTTGCCGCAGCCCGTCAATCACGCGGCGCTGCTCGTCACTGTTGCCCTCGATGCCGTTGGGTACCTCGTCGGTCACGTGTGGGAACGACACGCCTTCCACCTCGACCCCCGGCGTGCCGTCCTCCAGGGTCACGAACCGCGCGGGGACGCGCCCGCCGGGAAGCACCATCACGAAGTCCCTGTCCATCCACTGACCGTAGCGGGCAGGCACACGGGGACACATGAGGGCGGGGCGGGAAGGTCCTTTATCCTGCGCGCCGGGCTTCTTACAGTTCGGCCCGCGCCTCACGCAGCAATTCGGAGAGGCGGCTGAGGCAACGGCTGTACTTCTTGGCGTAGGCCCCGTGACGGTAACTCTCGTCGAAGAGGCGTCCCAGCGGCGCACCCGTGAAGGCCGCGTGCAGGCCCAGGTCATACAGCTTGTCGATGAAATGCACGAAACGCAGGGCGACGTTCTGGTCGGGCATCGGCGCGAGGTCGGTGATGCCGAGGGCCTCCACCCCCGCCAGCAGCCGGGCGAAGCGGCTGGGATGCACGTCCAGCAGGAGGCGGCCCAGGTCGCGGTGGGTGACGACCGCCAACCTCGCCTCCGGCTGCCGCGCCCGCCACGCCTGGAACTCTTCCCCGGTGAGGGGCTGGGCGGGCATGTTGCCACGCTGGCGGTAGTCGGGGCCGTCCACCCGGCGCGTCTCGAAGCGGTCGGCGATGCCCTGAATCTGCCGCTGGAAGTCCGAGGCGTTGAAGCGCCCCTGCCCCAGCGCGCCAGGTTCGGTGTTGCTGGTGGCGATCACGCTGGTCCCGCCCGGCATCAGTTGCCCCAGGAAGGTGTTTGCCATGTGGGTGTTGCCGGGGTCGTCCAGCTCGAATTCGTCGATCAGCAGCAGGTCGTGGCCCCGGAAGGCTTCGACCGCGCGGGTCATCCCCAGCGCACCGATGACGAACATCAGGTCCTGGAAGCTCATCAGCGCGCGTTTGCCCTCTGCCGCGTGGTACGCGCTGGCGAGCAGGTGCGTCTTGCCCACACCGAAGCCGCCGTCGAGGTACAGCCCGTGCCCCTCGGGCTTGCTGCGGCGGAACAGGCGGAAGCCGCCGGGCCGCACCTGGGCACCCTTCAGGAAGGCTTGCAGGCTGGCGCGCGCCTCCTCCTGGCTGGGAAAGTCGGGGTTCGGGCGGTAATTCTCGAACCGCACATCCTGAAAGCGGGCGCTGGGCGCGAGGCCCGCCGTCAGTTCATCGGGGGTGAGGCCAGGGTTGCGGGAAAGGAGGTCAATCATGGGGAAAAGCGGTCAGCTTGAAGCGGTCAACCGTCAGCAGGAGTGCCGGGATGGAGGTGATCTGCCCCTGGCCCCTCAACGGTGCACTTCCAGTTCCACCTTGAAATTCCCGCGCCGCGTCTCGTTCACCACGCGCTTGAAGTCGATCCGGCCGATCCCCTCGGCGCTGAGGCTGTCGCCCTCGCGGATTTCACTGCTGGCGCGGGCGGGCTGGCCGTTGAGGCGCACCTTGCCGCCGTCGATACCCTGCTGAAAGTAGGCGCGGCTGACGCCGAAGCCCTTCGCGCCGACCACGTCCACCCGCATCGAGGGCACCACGACCTCGCGGATCTTGCTGCCGCGACCGGCCGTCTCACCGACCTCCTCCACCTCGACCTCGCGGCCCCCCAGTTCGGTCAGGGCCGCGAGAGTTGGCGCGGCCTTGCCGGTCGCGGCGATCAGGAAGGAACCGCCGCGCTCCTCGCGCACGTCGCCGAGCTGGTCTTCGGGGAGGTTCAGGCGGCGGAGCTGCACCATGAAATCCTGCACGTCCCAGGGGGGGCCGCCCGCCTGAGGGGTCACGCGCAGGACGGTCACGCCGCTGTCCACCTCGGGGATGTGGGCGGGGTACAGGGTCAGCACCACCCGCCGGGCGTCGGGAAAACCGCCCGCCAGCATGGAGCGCACCTCGTCGTCTTGCAGCAGGCGGCGGTCGAGGTCGTCGCCATCGAGGAAAGGCGTCCGGACCACGCGCCCACCGCGCGCCTGCGCCACCAGCGTGGGGAGCTTCTGCTTCATGCGGGCAGGATAGCGTCGGGGGCGGGTCCGGCGTGTGGGAGCGGTCAGCCTTCAGCCATCAACAGGAACAAAGCCCAGGACTTCCGCGAGATTCTCGCTTGGAATATCGGGGGATTTGAGGAAAAGGAGCTCTGGGAGGTCATGTACATTCACCCCCACCCGGCCTCTCGCGGGGCGAGCTGTGCCAGTCCCCCGCAAGGGGGGAGGGGGGAAAACACCGGTTCACACGCTCTCTTTTCTGAACCGCATAAGTCCTGCGCTGAGAGCTGACCGCCGAAAGCTGAACGCTTCCCTTACACTGACGCCCATGCACATCGCTGAGCCGTTCGGAGTCCCGGGAGCACCGCTGGAAACGCTCCACGCCGTCCTCGCGCGTCTGGAGGACACAGGCGCGGCGGACGGACGGCTGATCCTGATCACCGACCGGCAGGGCGAGCGGCTTCAGGCGCGGTACGCGGCCCTGCTGACGTTCGGCGGGGAGGCAGAGGCGATCATCACGGCGGCGGCCTTCGGCCCGGCGTATGGCCCGGCAGGCGCGCAGGCGCTCGCGGACCTGACCCGCTGGACACAGGCACGCGGCTGGCCGGTGCGCGAGACGGTGCTGAGCGCGTCCGACTTCGTGCGCGTGCTGGCCGAGCCGGACGTGGACGAGGTCGAACGGCTGATCGCGGCGAGCAACCCCAGCGATCCGGCGATCTACACGACGCTCCCGAAGCCGCCCCGCGAAGAGGACGAGTGGGCGTGACGCGCCGTTAGAGGATTTGTCCAGATTCCAGCGTGTTCGGAACTGCACCGCCGACGCTTCCATCTTCCCAAATCCTCAGCCAAACTCACTCGCTTCGCTCGGCCAGAATACCGTGAGCATTTTGGACCGTGGGCATTTTGGCAAGTGCTCTAGACTGCCCCCATGTTGCTGTACGGACGGAATCCGGTGCTGGAAGCCCTCAGGGACGGGCGCGTGACGGAGGTGCTGGTCGCGCGCGGCGTCGAGGAGGCGTTCGTGCGCGACCTGAAAGCATTTGACGTGCGGGTGAAATTCGCCCCGCGCATCGAACTCGATCAGATCGCGGGGACCACGCAGCATCAGGGCGTGATCGCGGAAGTGGAAGACCTCGCCTGGGCGGCTGTGGACGACATTCTCGACCGGGCCGAGGCACGCGGGGAGGACCTGCTGATCGTGCTGCTCGACGGCATCACCGACCCCCGCAACTTCGGCGCGATCATCCGCTCGGCCGAGGTGCTGGGCGCGCACGGCGTCGTGGTGGAGGAACGCCGCAGCGCGCCCCTCTCCCCGGTGGTCGCCAAGACGGCCGCGGGCGCGACGAGTTATCTGCCGGTCGCGCAGACGAAGAACCTCCCGCGCCTGATCGACCAGCTCAAGGAAGAGGGGGTGTGGGTCTACGGCGCGGCGGGCGAGGCCGCGCAGGACCTGGGCCGCACCGACCTCAGCGGCAAGGTCGCCCTGGTGATCGGCGCCGAGGGCGAGGGCCTGCGCCGCCTGGTGCGCGAGAAATGCGACGCCCTGGTCCGCATCCCCACGCGCGGCCAGGTGCAGAGCCTCAACGCCTCGGTCGCGGCGGGCATCCTGTTGTACGAGGCGGCGCGGGCCAGGGGGAGCAAATGACTTGGCAGGTCGAGCGCGTCGCCAACGAACACCTGACGCTGGAGGTGCTGCCACAGATCGGCGCGAGCGTGCTGAACCTGCGGGCGGCGTCGGGTCGCCCGGTGCTGCGGCACGTGAACTTGGATGACGTGAAGACCAGCAGCCAATGCGCCAGCTTCACGCTGCTGCCGTACTCCAATCGCATCCGGGACGCACGTTTCACCTTTGAGGGGCGCGAGGTGGAGCTGCGGCCCACCACCAAAGACGGCCTCGCCCAGCATGGCGACGTGCGGAACCGGCCCTGGCAGGTCACGCGGGTCAGCGAGCGGCACCTCAGCTGCAACTTCGACAGCCGCCACTTCAACGACATGAACTGGCCTTGGGCCTTCACCGCGCGGGTGGAGTACATCCTGCACGGCCCCCACCTCGACACCAGCGTGACGCTGACCAACGTGGACAGCAGCGAGATGCCCGCCGGGATGGGCCTGCACCCCTACTTCACCCGCCTTCAGGACGGCGTGGACCCCTGCCTCAGCTTCGGCGCGGCCCTCGCCTACGACACGGACGAACGGCAACTGCCGACCGGCGGCGCACACCCGGTCCACCCGGACGAGGACTACCGGGCGCCTTCCCGGATCGGCGCACGGCAGCTCGACCGTGCCTACACCGCCTGGGACGGACTGGCCCGGCTGGACTGGGGCAAGCGGACATTAACGCTCACCGCCGACCCCGTGTACTCGCATCTGGTGGTCTTCACCGCGCCGGACGGCAGCCTCGCGCTGGAACCCGTCACCCACGCGACCGACGCCTTCAACCTCGCCGCGCGGGGCGTGAGC
The window above is part of the Deinococcus metallilatus genome. Proteins encoded here:
- a CDS encoding family 1 glycosylhydrolase, producing the protein MENLELWVGVEPTVSRVGDETLDQLALSGFDRRPEDLDRLAELGAAAMRFPLLWERTAPEGLDRADWSWADARLARLTQHGVKPILGLVHHGGGPRHTHLLDPSFVDGLKAYARAVAERYPHVSAYTPVNEPLTTARFSALYGHWYPHARDEKSFWKALMHQLRATVLAMEEIRRVNPEAALIQTEDLGHSSSTPRLKGQADFENERRWLSLDLLLGRVDEAHSMWDHLRWAGASEQEVLWFAEHPCPPDVLGLNVYVTSERFLDERLHHYPPHTHGSNGREQYADVEAVRVRGEGIGGVGARLREAHARYGRPLAITEVHLGCTREEQLRWLHAAWQDAEQVRQEGADVRAVTAWAALGAFEWNSLLTRRSGHYESGLWDVRAPEPRPTALARLARELGTGQPPSHPVLTGPGWWRREDRLIFPAFGPVRGAGRAGRPLLITGATGTLGRALARACEQRGLPYHLLSRQDLDIADPRSAAAALGTYRPWAVVNAAGYVRVDDAEQDPRNDRENATGPRVLAHACADQGVRLLTFSSDLVFDGRKGTPYVESDRPSPLGAYGRSKQAAEEHVLEALPEALVIRTSAFFGPWDPHNFAAWVRRELRAGQPVRAACDQVVSPTSVPDLTHAALDLLIDGEGGLWHLANAGAVSWAEFARLVAGMTGLDAELVEAVPTSALGLSAARPPFSALTSERGWLMPDLEDALHRWHAHTEDEEQERLAAD
- a CDS encoding diacylglycerol/lipid kinase family protein; translation: MTLDAQPAPPLSGAAVTDATLIFNSNAGGSGRASPDRLVEALYQQGYRPVYRATDDEADLAAALQEARGTVFVAGGDGTVRAVALRLAGRPGLRLGILPMGTANNVGRTLGVAGDPLDVIASYAGAGTVPLDLGRVWAPWGEDLFLEACGCGAFAEVLAEYDPEGGKSPLRAVGALTSTLGKFDPLPLALTLDGQPQPEVPYALVEVMNTRATGPRLKLATTADPTDGQLNVIRVDAGGREGLLAYLAALARDSFEELSSVENVPVRRIEIPYVGQAFHVDGEVRPAQPGVRGVVRVEVWPGALSVLVPRQQEG
- a CDS encoding PHP-associated domain-containing protein → MKVTALPNNLVFRDGVQVMRIDLHTHTEVSHDCQTRLRDIPAWLLRTNTRVIAVTDHDQQRGGPELARLVADLGLDDRLSIIPGEEVTTSEGELIGLFLRERIPPGLTPEDTAREIKAQGGLVMLQHGFDPLKRYRLRPEATLRIADQIDIVETFNSRLSRHHWNRVAAEWARERNLPVCAGSDAHTLQDIGEAWVETPFRLIRTPEQLIAALREGVVGGHWTHPVYAYGLKQWRNLNGWFRREG
- the yqeK gene encoding bis(5'-nucleosyl)-tetraphosphatase (symmetrical) YqeK, with translation MLPDLLSRFPPTGNLVYDVDTLLAAHGRERIREHIPRVAREARRLAGRFGVNPDRAEAAALLHDLGGIFEWGGMADLCLSLGLSVEPEERQVPMLLHAKLSEVLARELYGVKDAGVLQAVRFHTTLHSAPTPLDEVVFLADKLEWDQGGVPPYHADLTRALDGGLQAAARWMLAWMATPEARLLIPHPDLKAAWAHYGVPAP
- the zapE gene encoding cell division protein ZapE; this translates as MIDLLSRNPGLTPDELTAGLAPSARFQDVRFENYRPNPDFPSQEEARASLQAFLKGAQVRPGGFRLFRRSKPEGHGLYLDGGFGVGKTHLLASAYHAAEGKRALMSFQDLMFVIGALGMTRAVEAFRGHDLLLIDEFELDDPGNTHMANTFLGQLMPGGTSVIATSNTEPGALGQGRFNASDFQRQIQGIADRFETRRVDGPDYRQRGNMPAQPLTGEEFQAWRARQPEARLAVVTHRDLGRLLLDVHPSRFARLLAGVEALGITDLAPMPDQNVALRFVHFIDKLYDLGLHAAFTGAPLGRLFDESYRHGAYAKKYSRCLSRLSELLREARAEL
- a CDS encoding S4 domain-containing protein, which translates into the protein MKQKLPTLVAQARGGRVVRTPFLDGDDLDRRLLQDDEVRSMLAGGFPDARRVVLTLYPAHIPEVDSGVTVLRVTPQAGGPPWDVQDFMVQLRRLNLPEDQLGDVREERGGSFLIAATGKAAPTLAALTELGGREVEVEEVGETAGRGSKIREVVVPSMRVDVVGAKGFGVSRAYFQQGIDGGKVRLNGQPARASSEIREGDSLSAEGIGRIDFKRVVNETRRGNFKVELEVHR
- a CDS encoding DUF3197 domain-containing protein — translated: MHIAEPFGVPGAPLETLHAVLARLEDTGAADGRLILITDRQGERLQARYAALLTFGGEAEAIITAAAFGPAYGPAGAQALADLTRWTQARGWPVRETVLSASDFVRVLAEPDVDEVERLIAASNPSDPAIYTTLPKPPREEDEWA
- the rlmB gene encoding 23S rRNA (guanosine(2251)-2'-O)-methyltransferase RlmB, yielding MLLYGRNPVLEALRDGRVTEVLVARGVEEAFVRDLKAFDVRVKFAPRIELDQIAGTTQHQGVIAEVEDLAWAAVDDILDRAEARGEDLLIVLLDGITDPRNFGAIIRSAEVLGAHGVVVEERRSAPLSPVVAKTAAGATSYLPVAQTKNLPRLIDQLKEEGVWVYGAAGEAAQDLGRTDLSGKVALVIGAEGEGLRRLVREKCDALVRIPTRGQVQSLNASVAAGILLYEAARARGSK
- a CDS encoding aldose 1-epimerase, yielding MTWQVERVANEHLTLEVLPQIGASVLNLRAASGRPVLRHVNLDDVKTSSQCASFTLLPYSNRIRDARFTFEGREVELRPTTKDGLAQHGDVRNRPWQVTRVSERHLSCNFDSRHFNDMNWPWAFTARVEYILHGPHLDTSVTLTNVDSSEMPAGMGLHPYFTRLQDGVDPCLSFGAALAYDTDERQLPTGGAHPVHPDEDYRAPSRIGARQLDRAYTAWDGLARLDWGKRTLTLTADPVYSHLVVFTAPDGSLALEPVTHATDAFNLAARGVSGTDMRTLTPGQSLAGTARITLEGGW